A portion of the Acidisarcina polymorpha genome contains these proteins:
- a CDS encoding translocation/assembly module TamB domain-containing protein: protein MSADQDLQSASSTSPRNPRPLFWTMLVCLALIALAVGAASWYATTPSFEAIVRNRLVTTLEKATGGRVELGAFHWRLLHLEFEADNLTIHGLEAPGEVPYAHIDRLFLRAKIRNLWEAKIGLNSLEGDSPVFHLIVYPDGATNQPKPKTVSHHGSVTDTLFDLAVDHTQVTHGLVRINQQAIPFELSANDLGVLITYDPTLDHYLAKVRAADISAERAKLPPVHSQLELTADLSRTNAVMSQLKLQTGDNPRQASVLEASGSLNDYANPQFELKLKGNIDVREVEALTAVPGLSGVAGLQIQGKGNLSAFVVDGQAKITGAEYRIPEVRVSGVNGSTNIHLTQDEIALTSLKARLPDGGSVDGELHLLNWLAPAPAAPAMKAAVSTAAKKVQNLPAPPATMTGIIRAKIDRVSLRSVMEMTAPPGYHDLGFDTAASGLVAVDWAGTAADLKVSANVTMAAGDGRYGAPLGGSLDATYYNRRGAVDIRHLLAQTPGSHIQVQGSLGVYPLNRDSAIQADLVTTNLGEFDKTLADLGVSTTGMHGKQTGVQAIPVQLHGEAEFHGTVTGSLMKPDVKGHLTANNFDTVFDYVGPAAPPAAVAASTQVSSGTSPLPASPASETTPIKTTDIHWDHLDTQAEYTPEVISVQEATLLRGQTTIHVSGQLHAHQVARHSSYDDDSSIDANVSMQNAAITDLLKIAGVTTPVSGTLTLQARIGGSLNNFNGGGHVAILGGQIYGEDYRSLNTDLRFNGQELDATNLIFLQDGGRISGDGGYDLRHKTVHFKAAGSGFDLAHLPQLQSAKLSIGGMLDFEASGSGPVQNLVGEADLHVVQLLIDHEFRGSLDAHANLDRKTLNYRANSGIDLAAFQLTGKTELIGNYPTQAYLRANQLHLDRLFRLFNVTDVSSRSVMSLQATISGPAKQPKLMEGSFNLDPFEVSVGGVALRSASNVSAQLHNGVLHLDPLQILGDDTNMKALGSVAIFEESRSLDLHASGSVNLRLAQSFDPNITSSGHVDFFVDATGTLQRPNLGGQVKFTNVAMSLGDLPNGLSQMNGTLVFDQDRLTVQQLSAVTGGGRLQIGGSITYQQGIYGDLTATGKDIRIRYPQGVSSMANASLRLQGTETNLLLSGNVLVTRFSISPNLDLASLKSATAAGPLPDPNSPSNHVRLDVHITSAPELNFQNSFAKLAGDVDLRIRGTVADPSLLGHISITDGSATFAGTTYQLQRGEIYFSNPIHIDPVIDLDATARVEDYDIEIGVHGTLSKLGLTYRSEPPLPEADVFALLALGRTQEEQQIYSQEQQAAGVNSTADALLGGALNATVSNRVSKLFGAGSVKIDPTFVGNLGNSTARITVQEKIGKNVTVTYATNVNSTAQQLIAGQLYLTQNVSVVAQRDESGVFSLVLKIHQRRR from the coding sequence ATGTCCGCGGATCAAGATCTTCAGTCGGCGTCCTCGACCTCTCCGCGAAATCCTCGGCCGCTTTTTTGGACGATGCTCGTGTGTTTGGCCTTGATCGCGCTGGCCGTCGGTGCGGCAAGCTGGTATGCCACCACCCCCTCCTTTGAAGCCATCGTGAGGAACCGGCTCGTTACGACGCTGGAAAAGGCGACGGGCGGACGAGTCGAACTTGGCGCCTTTCACTGGCGTCTTCTTCACCTGGAATTCGAGGCCGACAACCTCACGATCCATGGCCTTGAAGCTCCAGGCGAGGTCCCCTACGCGCATATTGACCGACTCTTTTTACGGGCTAAGATCAGGAACCTGTGGGAGGCAAAGATCGGGCTCAATTCCCTGGAAGGGGATTCCCCGGTCTTTCACCTGATTGTCTATCCAGACGGCGCGACCAATCAGCCGAAGCCGAAGACCGTCAGCCATCACGGTTCGGTGACCGACACCCTCTTCGACCTCGCGGTCGACCACACGCAGGTCACTCATGGGCTTGTGCGAATAAATCAGCAGGCGATTCCGTTCGAATTATCAGCAAACGACCTTGGCGTCCTCATTACTTACGACCCAACTCTTGACCACTACCTGGCAAAGGTGCGAGCGGCGGACATCAGCGCGGAACGCGCAAAGCTGCCCCCAGTCCACTCGCAACTGGAGCTGACCGCGGACCTTTCCCGGACCAATGCCGTCATGTCGCAGCTGAAGTTACAAACCGGGGATAACCCCAGGCAAGCTTCTGTTCTAGAAGCATCTGGTTCGCTGAACGACTACGCGAATCCTCAATTCGAATTAAAGCTAAAGGGCAACATTGACGTCCGCGAAGTAGAGGCGCTGACGGCTGTGCCCGGCCTGAGTGGTGTCGCCGGGCTGCAAATTCAGGGCAAGGGCAACCTGAGCGCCTTCGTCGTCGACGGACAGGCTAAAATCACCGGCGCTGAATATCGTATTCCCGAGGTTCGAGTCAGCGGCGTCAACGGCTCAACCAACATCCATCTTACCCAGGATGAGATTGCTCTGACTTCGCTCAAGGCACGTTTGCCTGATGGCGGCAGCGTGGATGGAGAGCTCCATCTGCTCAACTGGCTGGCGCCAGCTCCGGCTGCTCCGGCGATGAAAGCGGCGGTTTCTACCGCAGCAAAGAAGGTCCAGAATTTACCCGCGCCGCCGGCCACAATGACCGGCATCATTCGCGCCAAGATCGACCGAGTCAGTTTGCGCAGCGTCATGGAGATGACGGCCCCGCCGGGCTATCACGATCTTGGTTTCGACACCGCCGCCAGCGGATTGGTTGCGGTGGACTGGGCCGGCACGGCAGCCGATTTGAAGGTCTCCGCCAACGTGACCATGGCCGCAGGAGATGGCCGTTATGGCGCACCGCTCGGTGGTTCGCTCGACGCGACCTACTATAACCGGCGTGGGGCGGTCGACATCCGCCACCTGCTCGCGCAGACACCTGGCAGTCACATCCAGGTGCAGGGTTCGCTGGGTGTTTATCCTCTCAATCGCGATTCCGCCATTCAGGCGGACCTGGTCACGACGAACCTGGGAGAGTTCGATAAGACTCTCGCCGATCTTGGAGTCTCGACTACAGGAATGCACGGTAAGCAGACTGGCGTGCAGGCGATTCCAGTCCAGTTGCATGGGGAAGCAGAATTCCATGGGACGGTCACCGGGAGTCTCATGAAGCCCGATGTGAAAGGTCATCTGACCGCAAACAATTTCGACACCGTCTTTGACTATGTCGGCCCAGCTGCTCCTCCAGCAGCGGTGGCGGCCTCAACACAGGTTTCCAGTGGGACGAGCCCTCTACCGGCGTCCCCAGCTTCTGAAACAACTCCAATCAAGACAACCGACATCCACTGGGACCATCTCGACACGCAAGCTGAATACACTCCCGAAGTCATCTCCGTGCAGGAAGCCACGCTGCTCCGCGGCCAGACCACAATCCACGTCAGCGGGCAGCTGCATGCCCACCAGGTCGCTCGCCACAGCAGCTACGACGATGACTCGTCGATCGACGCTAACGTCTCCATGCAGAATGCCGCCATCACCGACTTGCTCAAGATTGCGGGCGTGACGACGCCGGTCTCGGGGACATTGACGCTCCAGGCCAGGATCGGGGGATCGCTGAACAACTTCAACGGCGGCGGCCATGTCGCTATCCTGGGCGGCCAGATTTATGGGGAAGACTATCGCAGTCTGAACACCGACCTCCGTTTCAACGGTCAGGAGCTCGATGCCACGAATCTCATATTTCTGCAGGATGGAGGTCGAATCTCCGGGGATGGAGGCTACGATCTTCGCCATAAAACCGTGCATTTCAAAGCTGCTGGCAGCGGTTTTGATCTCGCTCACCTCCCGCAGCTGCAGTCGGCGAAACTTTCGATCGGCGGTATGCTCGACTTCGAGGCCAGCGGCTCAGGGCCGGTGCAGAATCTCGTAGGCGAGGCCGATCTGCACGTTGTGCAGCTGCTCATCGACCACGAATTTCGAGGGTCCCTCGATGCTCATGCAAATCTGGATCGCAAGACTCTCAATTACCGGGCGAATTCCGGGATTGATCTGGCGGCCTTTCAGCTTACCGGCAAAACTGAGCTGATCGGCAATTACCCAACCCAGGCCTATCTGAGGGCGAATCAGCTGCACCTGGACCGCTTGTTCCGCCTTTTCAATGTGACCGATGTCTCGAGCCGTTCGGTGATGTCGCTCCAGGCCACGATCAGCGGACCGGCAAAGCAGCCAAAGCTGATGGAGGGAAGTTTCAATCTGGACCCCTTCGAGGTTTCCGTCGGGGGAGTCGCACTGCGCAGCGCTTCGAACGTCAGCGCGCAGCTGCACAACGGCGTGCTTCATCTCGACCCTCTGCAAATTCTAGGCGACGACACCAACATGAAGGCACTTGGGTCGGTCGCGATCTTTGAAGAGTCACGGTCGCTTGATCTTCATGCCAGCGGTTCCGTCAACCTGAGGTTGGCGCAAAGCTTCGATCCGAATATTACGTCGTCAGGCCACGTCGACTTCTTTGTTGATGCCACCGGCACCCTGCAGCGCCCCAATCTTGGTGGACAGGTCAAATTCACGAATGTCGCCATGTCGCTCGGCGATCTGCCGAATGGGTTGAGCCAGATGAACGGCACACTCGTTTTCGATCAAGACCGGCTCACCGTGCAGCAGCTTTCAGCCGTGACAGGAGGTGGACGATTGCAGATCGGCGGTTCGATCACCTACCAGCAGGGCATTTACGGAGATCTGACTGCAACCGGCAAAGATATTCGCATCCGCTATCCCCAAGGTGTCAGCTCGATGGCCAACGCAAGCCTTCGCCTCCAAGGCACAGAGACGAACCTGCTGCTAAGTGGTAATGTGCTGGTCACCCGTTTCTCGATTAGTCCTAACCTCGATCTGGCGTCGCTCAAATCCGCCACCGCCGCCGGACCGCTGCCCGATCCCAATTCGCCTTCCAATCATGTTCGGCTGGATGTGCATATTACCTCAGCACCGGAGCTGAACTTTCAGAACTCTTTCGCCAAGCTGGCCGGCGATGTCGATCTGCGGATCCGGGGCACCGTGGCTGACCCGTCCCTGCTCGGTCACATCAGTATCACCGATGGAAGCGCCACCTTTGCAGGCACTACCTATCAACTGCAGCGGGGAGAGATCTACTTCAGCAATCCCATCCACATCGACCCGGTCATCGATCTCGATGCCACCGCGAGGGTGGAAGATTACGACATCGAGATCGGCGTGCATGGCACGCTCAGCAAGCTCGGCCTGACATATCGCTCGGAGCCGCCGCTCCCCGAAGCTGACGTTTTTGCGCTCCTCGCCCTCGGCCGCACCCAGGAGGAGCAGCAGATATATTCTCAGGAACAGCAGGCCGCGGGGGTCAACTCGACGGCCGACGCGTTGCTGGGTGGCGCCTTGAATGCCACCGTGAGCAATCGCGTCTCAAAGCTCTTCGGCGCCGGCAGCGTGAAGATTGACCCCACCTTTGTCGGCAATCTAGGCAACTCGACCGCGCGCATCACGGTCCAGGAGAAGATTGGGAAGAACGTCACTGTCACGTATGCCACCAATGTAAACTCGACCGCACAACAGTTAATTGCGGGTCAGCTCTATCTGACTCAGAACGTCTCTGTCGTTGCTCAGAGGGACGAGTCCGGGGTCTTCAGCTTGGTTCTCAAGATCCACCAGCGTCGCCGATAG
- a CDS encoding peptidylprolyl isomerase, translating into MVLRQRYLRAAAVSVWFTITSALLCVEAQSVANPSPPQQGLNSTPVVLDRVIAVVNGDVLLQSDLQSEEDMAALQPLSVPAGKGFERRVAERLINRVLILQQMQSQGMVKEVSNEEVEKDLDALKKQIPVCIQYQCQTDAGWAKFLNAHNLTSEEVNERWRQRMQILSFIDTRFRTGVRISKQEIAEYYNKTFVPQFKSQMDKPPPLDAVSDRIAEVLLQQHVTLLLQDWLKSLRDQGSLIILDPSLGQSNPSPDNDDDGGA; encoded by the coding sequence ATGGTACTTCGCCAACGTTATCTGCGTGCCGCCGCCGTCTCGGTCTGGTTCACAATAACCAGCGCCTTGTTGTGCGTGGAGGCCCAGTCCGTTGCCAATCCCTCTCCTCCACAACAGGGACTGAATTCCACGCCGGTTGTGCTCGATCGCGTCATCGCCGTGGTCAACGGCGATGTGCTGCTCCAGAGCGATCTGCAAAGTGAAGAAGACATGGCTGCGCTGCAGCCGTTAAGCGTCCCCGCCGGCAAGGGCTTCGAGCGGCGAGTCGCAGAGCGGCTTATCAACCGCGTCCTGATTCTGCAGCAGATGCAGAGTCAGGGAATGGTGAAGGAGGTCAGCAACGAGGAAGTCGAGAAAGACCTCGATGCGCTCAAGAAGCAGATCCCGGTCTGTATCCAGTATCAATGCCAGACAGATGCAGGATGGGCAAAGTTTTTGAACGCGCATAACCTCACCTCGGAAGAAGTGAACGAACGCTGGCGGCAACGGATGCAGATCCTGAGCTTCATCGATACCCGCTTTCGCACCGGTGTTCGCATTTCGAAACAGGAGATAGCCGAGTACTACAACAAGACCTTTGTGCCGCAGTTCAAGTCCCAAATGGACAAACCGCCGCCCCTCGATGCGGTATCCGATCGCATCGCCGAGGTCTTGTTACAGCAGCATGTCACCCTGTTACTGCAGGATTGGCTCAAGAGTCTGCGCGACCAGGGAAGCCTCATCATCCTTGACCCGAGTCTTGGCCAAAGCAATCCTAGCCCGGACAACGACGACGATGGAGGCGCCTGA
- a CDS encoding POTRA domain-containing protein produces the protein MGTGSSTGSANRPSTTSSQSPAAGQASTPLTASSATLAPKAQVPGLRAWEGLKIAAIQFRGVGTTTLDPLPAGLALQPGMALVSDKLRDSLRRLYATGLYDTIVVEGTRSGNEVTIIFTGEPRVFIGTVSVRGVKDDRLTSQLQRATKLDPGTTYSQTKLDRGEELIKQFLEQNGYFQPTVTVQTQADQPNSQMNITYIVGLGKSARVGDVHVDGNSGMSIEEFRKKAKLKLNSKVTRDTSDRALSGLRKVYQKQQRLASNVDLQSKAYQPPSNHVNYSFGVDRGPIVSVVVDGAKLSKTIIKRLIPVYEEGAVDEDLLNEGDRNLRDYYQRAGYFDVKINHQNQVHTADRADIVYTVDRGLRHRVVNVSIVGNKYFSSETILERLSVQKADIFQHTGLYSQALVNTDVGAIKALYQSNGFSNITVSPEITSSDEEAPGKSAKVGSIAVKYLIDEGVQQKIGRFEITGASKVPLSTLTPLLNTQGGQPYSAENVAGDRDAVLGYYLDHGFGQAQVSVVQQDDPADKQLVNVTFNITEGDEIFVRQVLVSGLEHTRPKTVDQLVSVHPGDPLNQTALLNTQRRLYDLALFNEVNTAVQNPNGDELRKNVLLQLTEAKRWDFNYGFGFEVQTGNPTNTCLSYQTLIILGINPATYHCGTNGNTGVSPAVLFEVTRTNVRGTNQSATLRTAYGTLEQRATLIYQFPHLFGLQKFDGSLSGGYINSQDVTTYSSSRLEGSVRVTERPDRRNTLIYEFSYRRVKVASVQVAPNLVPLYSQPVRVGGPGITWIRDTRDNTLDAHRGTYTTIQDFLADSSFGSQANFNRLDMTNSTYYTVGKRKWVIARSTRFGTEESFGSPSFLTIPLPERLYAGGAQSQRGFGINQAGPRDEETGFPIGGYGVFVNSLELRLPNPTLPFVGNNLGFVLFHDMGNVFNQTSDIGPSFLRFHQPDVATCKDTSTPPVESGTLTSGKCSFNYFSHAVGLGLRYRTPIGPIRFDLAVNLDPSYYPVFITYAASSSTAVSTPPYHSNSGYFNFFFSIGQSF, from the coding sequence ATGGGTACGGGATCCAGTACAGGTTCGGCGAACCGGCCATCGACGACCTCGAGCCAAAGCCCCGCTGCCGGGCAGGCCTCGACTCCTCTTACTGCGAGTTCCGCGACGCTGGCGCCGAAGGCTCAGGTTCCGGGCTTGCGGGCCTGGGAAGGCTTGAAAATCGCAGCCATTCAATTCCGCGGAGTGGGGACGACCACGCTCGACCCATTGCCAGCGGGCTTGGCGCTGCAGCCCGGCATGGCGCTGGTCAGCGACAAACTGCGCGACAGTCTCCGCCGCCTGTATGCCACCGGCCTCTACGATACGATCGTCGTCGAAGGCACACGCTCCGGTAATGAGGTGACGATTATTTTTACCGGCGAGCCGCGAGTTTTCATCGGCACGGTCAGTGTTCGCGGTGTCAAGGATGACCGGCTTACCTCGCAGCTCCAGAGGGCGACAAAACTGGATCCGGGCACCACTTATTCCCAGACCAAACTGGACCGCGGCGAGGAACTCATCAAGCAGTTCCTCGAGCAGAATGGGTACTTCCAACCCACCGTCACGGTACAGACCCAGGCCGATCAGCCCAACTCGCAGATGAACATCACTTACATCGTAGGGCTGGGCAAGAGCGCCCGTGTCGGGGATGTTCATGTCGACGGCAACAGCGGCATGTCAATCGAAGAGTTTCGCAAGAAAGCCAAACTCAAGCTCAACAGCAAAGTGACTCGGGATACCAGCGACCGCGCATTGAGCGGCCTCAGGAAGGTTTACCAGAAGCAGCAGCGCCTGGCGTCCAATGTCGACCTCCAGTCGAAGGCATACCAGCCGCCATCAAACCACGTCAATTATTCCTTCGGCGTGGACCGAGGGCCAATCGTCAGCGTCGTAGTCGACGGCGCGAAGCTCAGCAAGACCATCATCAAGCGGCTGATTCCCGTGTATGAGGAGGGTGCAGTCGACGAAGATCTATTGAACGAAGGCGACCGTAACCTCCGCGACTACTACCAGCGTGCTGGATATTTTGACGTGAAGATCAACCATCAGAACCAGGTCCACACTGCCGACCGGGCTGACATTGTGTATACCGTGGATCGCGGATTAAGGCATCGCGTGGTGAATGTCTCGATCGTGGGCAATAAGTACTTCAGCTCCGAAACCATCTTGGAGCGACTGAGCGTCCAGAAGGCAGACATCTTCCAGCACACGGGCCTTTACAGCCAAGCCCTGGTCAATACCGATGTGGGAGCCATCAAAGCTCTCTATCAAAGCAATGGCTTCAGCAACATCACGGTATCGCCGGAAATCACCTCGAGCGACGAAGAGGCCCCGGGAAAAAGCGCAAAGGTCGGGTCTATCGCCGTTAAGTACCTGATTGATGAAGGCGTTCAGCAAAAGATCGGAAGATTCGAAATCACCGGCGCGAGTAAGGTGCCGCTTTCAACACTCACCCCGCTGCTCAATACTCAGGGAGGGCAGCCGTATTCAGCAGAAAACGTCGCCGGAGATCGGGACGCAGTTCTTGGCTACTACCTCGATCACGGCTTCGGACAGGCACAGGTCAGCGTGGTTCAACAGGACGACCCTGCGGACAAGCAGCTGGTTAATGTGACTTTCAACATCACCGAAGGCGACGAGATCTTTGTAAGACAGGTCCTGGTTTCGGGACTTGAACACACTCGTCCAAAGACCGTCGATCAGTTGGTAAGCGTCCATCCGGGCGACCCGTTGAACCAAACCGCGCTGCTGAACACTCAGCGTCGACTCTACGACCTCGCCTTGTTCAACGAAGTAAATACCGCGGTCCAGAATCCGAACGGCGACGAATTGCGCAAGAATGTCCTACTGCAGCTTACCGAGGCGAAACGGTGGGACTTCAATTACGGCTTTGGCTTCGAAGTGCAGACCGGTAATCCGACCAATACATGCCTTAGTTATCAGACGTTGATCATATTGGGAATCAATCCGGCCACTTATCACTGCGGCACCAACGGCAACACCGGAGTCAGCCCCGCGGTGCTTTTTGAAGTGACTCGAACCAATGTCCGCGGCACGAACCAATCGGCCACCCTCCGCACCGCATACGGTACGCTTGAACAGCGCGCCACGCTGATCTACCAGTTTCCTCATCTGTTCGGATTGCAGAAGTTTGACGGATCCCTCTCCGGCGGATACATCAACTCCCAGGATGTGACCACCTATTCCTCTTCTCGGCTGGAAGGCTCCGTCCGGGTTACGGAACGACCCGACCGCCGCAACACCCTCATCTACGAATTCAGTTACCGGCGGGTGAAGGTCGCGAGCGTACAAGTGGCCCCGAACCTGGTGCCGCTCTACTCGCAGCCGGTGCGTGTCGGGGGACCGGGCATCACCTGGATCCGAGATACTCGCGACAATACCCTCGACGCTCATCGCGGCACCTACACCACGATCCAGGATTTTCTTGCCGACTCCAGCTTTGGGTCGCAAGCCAACTTCAACCGCCTTGACATGACCAATTCCACTTACTACACGGTCGGGAAGCGCAAATGGGTGATCGCCCGGAGCACTCGTTTTGGTACGGAGGAGAGCTTCGGATCTCCATCGTTTCTGACTATCCCGCTTCCCGAGAGGCTCTATGCCGGCGGTGCTCAGTCCCAACGCGGCTTTGGCATCAATCAGGCTGGCCCGCGCGACGAGGAGACCGGTTTCCCCATCGGCGGCTATGGAGTCTTTGTCAACAGTCTCGAGCTGCGGCTTCCAAATCCAACTTTGCCGTTTGTCGGCAACAATCTCGGCTTTGTTCTATTCCACGATATGGGAAATGTCTTCAACCAAACCTCCGATATCGGCCCCAGCTTCCTCCGGTTTCATCAACCCGATGTGGCGACGTGCAAGGACACCTCCACGCCCCCGGTTGAGAGCGGTACGCTGACCAGCGGTAAGTGCAGCTTCAACTATTTCTCTCATGCGGTAGGCCTAGGTCTTCGCTACCGTACGCCGATCGGGCCAATCCGTTTCGATCTCGCTGTGAATCTGGATCCATCGTATTATCCGGTGTTCATCACCTATGCGGCGTCCTCGTCGACAGCGGTTTCCACGCCGCCTTACCATAGCAATTCGGGCTATTTCAACTTCTTTTTCAGCATTGGGCAGAGCTTCTGA
- a CDS encoding ThiF family adenylyltransferase, producing the protein MPSLNSCGVSQPDHAGNPLDERYSRQVLFSGIGPAGQHKLAASHVAIAGCGATGAAAASLLARAGVGTLTLIDRDYVEESNLQRQVLFDEDDAQSALPKAEAARRKIALFNRAVRVKAEVADLVPRNIHQLLSGADVILDGTDNFETRYLINDYSIEMQRPWIYAAAVGAYGATMNILPGETACLACIFPHPPSGPVDTCDTAGILNTAVNLTASIQVTEALKLLAGARDAMRRSFLAVDLWTNDRSEISTAAPRTGCEVCGKRDFTYLRGDGRPHITLCGRNSVQIHEHNRPVDLAAMQLRLEPHGTVRRNEMLLRFQRGEHTITLFTDGRALIQGTTDTAVARSLYARFIGS; encoded by the coding sequence ATGCCGTCATTGAATAGCTGCGGGGTCAGTCAGCCGGACCACGCTGGTAATCCGTTGGACGAGCGCTACTCGCGCCAGGTCCTGTTTTCCGGGATTGGACCGGCAGGGCAGCACAAGCTCGCCGCGTCACACGTCGCAATCGCCGGCTGCGGGGCGACCGGCGCCGCAGCCGCAAGCCTGCTTGCCCGCGCCGGAGTCGGCACTTTAACTCTCATCGACCGCGACTATGTCGAGGAGAGCAATCTGCAACGCCAGGTGCTCTTCGACGAGGATGACGCACAGTCGGCCCTGCCTAAAGCCGAGGCAGCACGGCGCAAGATTGCTTTATTTAATCGTGCAGTAAGGGTGAAGGCGGAGGTCGCCGATCTCGTTCCCCGCAATATTCACCAGCTTCTCAGCGGCGCTGACGTCATTCTCGATGGAACCGATAATTTCGAGACCCGCTACCTGATCAACGATTATTCGATCGAAATGCAGCGGCCATGGATCTACGCTGCTGCCGTCGGCGCCTATGGGGCGACGATGAACATTTTGCCCGGCGAGACTGCCTGTCTCGCCTGCATCTTCCCTCATCCGCCCTCAGGGCCGGTCGATACCTGCGATACCGCGGGTATTCTCAACACAGCGGTCAATCTTACCGCGTCGATCCAGGTGACCGAAGCGCTGAAGTTGCTGGCTGGCGCACGCGACGCCATGCGACGATCGTTCCTGGCGGTCGATCTATGGACGAACGATCGCTCCGAGATATCGACAGCCGCACCCCGGACAGGTTGCGAGGTCTGCGGCAAACGGGACTTCACCTATCTCCGCGGCGACGGCCGCCCTCATATCACCCTCTGCGGACGAAACTCCGTGCAAATTCATGAGCACAACCGGCCCGTGGATCTTGCTGCCATGCAGCTCCGTCTGGAGCCGCATGGGACTGTTCGACGAAATGAGATGTTGCTCCGCTTTCAGCGTGGAGAACACACGATCACGCTTTTCACCGACGGCCGGGCGCTGATTCAGGGCACGACGGATACGGCCGTGGCCAGATCCCTGTATGCTCGGTTCATCGGCTCCTAG
- a CDS encoding RNA polymerase sigma factor: MSASQTEPKPANQHMRRNPPIAGEAEAIQAAQSGDAKSFEFLYALHKRRVYSLCLRMLSNVAEAEDLTQEAFLQLYRKIGTFRGDSAFSTWLHRLAVNVVLMHLRKKGLPQVSLEETLEPSQEDGPRRDIGARDLTLSGSIDRVTLERAVENLPPGYRLVFVLHDVEGYEHNEIAGMLDCSIGNSKSQLHKARMKLRDLLHSGQRKEVA; encoded by the coding sequence ATGAGCGCCTCTCAGACGGAACCAAAGCCGGCCAACCAGCACATGCGTCGCAATCCTCCGATTGCAGGCGAAGCAGAAGCCATTCAGGCCGCCCAGTCCGGCGACGCAAAATCCTTTGAATTTCTGTATGCCCTTCACAAGCGGCGCGTCTATTCGCTGTGTCTCCGCATGTTGAGCAATGTGGCAGAGGCGGAAGACCTAACCCAGGAAGCATTTCTGCAGCTGTATCGGAAGATTGGCACATTCCGGGGTGATTCAGCCTTTTCAACCTGGCTTCATCGTCTGGCGGTCAACGTCGTGCTGATGCACCTTAGGAAGAAGGGCCTTCCACAAGTCTCCCTCGAGGAGACGCTGGAACCCTCCCAGGAAGATGGACCACGGCGCGATATTGGCGCGCGCGACCTGACGCTGTCGGGGTCGATCGATCGCGTCACCCTGGAGCGGGCGGTGGAAAACCTGCCTCCGGGATACCGTTTGGTCTTTGTGCTTCACGATGTCGAAGGCTATGAGCATAATGAGATCGCGGGGATGCTGGATTGCTCCATCGGCAACAGCAAATCCCAACTGCATAAGGCAAGAATGAAGCTGCGCGACCTCCTGCACTCCGGACAACGCAAGGAAGTAGCATGA
- a CDS encoding shikimate kinase yields the protein MPREIFRIVLVGFMGAGKSTAGPLLAERLGWEFMDADQCLARRTGQTIAELFEGQGEAGFREMEATIIAELHERQEVVLALGGGAIETDSTRRLLSESTGTCVVFLNAPLAVLIERCESQPGAAVRPILQQRETLSERFHSRLQHYERAHVTIDTHGLSPETVADRIMDRLRDGPFHLSSLAGHSSGKR from the coding sequence ATGCCGAGAGAGATCTTTCGTATTGTCCTCGTAGGGTTTATGGGCGCGGGGAAATCGACGGCGGGCCCTCTTCTGGCTGAGCGGCTGGGGTGGGAGTTCATGGACGCTGACCAATGTCTCGCCCGCAGAACCGGACAGACGATCGCAGAACTCTTTGAAGGTCAGGGCGAGGCCGGCTTCAGGGAGATGGAAGCGACGATCATTGCCGAGCTTCACGAACGACAGGAAGTCGTACTTGCACTCGGAGGAGGCGCCATCGAAACCGACTCGACGCGTCGCTTGTTATCGGAGTCGACTGGCACTTGCGTAGTTTTCCTGAACGCGCCACTCGCTGTCTTGATCGAGCGGTGCGAAAGCCAGCCGGGTGCCGCAGTTCGGCCCATCTTACAACAGCGTGAAACGTTGAGCGAGCGATTCCATTCCCGTCTTCAACACTATGAACGCGCCCACGTGACAATCGACACCCACGGACTCTCTCCTGAAACGGTAGCTGATCGGATCATGGACCGGCTACGTGACGGTCCGTTTCATTTGTCCTCCCTTGCTGGTCACTCCTCCGGAAAGCGATAG